A region of bacterium DNA encodes the following proteins:
- a CDS encoding metallopeptidase TldD-related protein, which produces MKDVMVWWRPLILACCLIAGPARMCLAADPVNLLDVMQQELQRSMSHLGQSKEAPLYYLGYTVTERHTYEARMVDGALAEPQSTNRKNLDVDVRVGSMALDNTHQIREGSWRDNDSRRRMVDFPMETDAAAIRASLWNETEFQFRQAQERYTKVVANRQVKVEEQDTSQDFSTAQPQQFSEAFTLTAVDQGRWQSILKRVGKVFMDSPFVQESSARLSVNDQNVFMVNSEGSRLQHCNHYLRLRMTVSGMAADGMKLERNASYDAATPEGMPSDDVMLADAQRIVSELQSLINAPLVEPYIGPAILRSRASAVFFHEIFGHRIESHRQKSETEGQTFTKKVGQPVLPDFISVYDDPTQAKFKGVDLRGYYTYDDEGIRAQRVTVVDKGVLRNFLTSRSPIANFPQSNGHGRRECGQDVCSRQANLMVTSEKVVPYEQLRKLLIETCKKQGKPYGLIFDDISGGFTMTRRQGPQAFKVEPLLVYRVYADGRPDEVIRGVDIVGTPLTSFSKIIMAGNDDAVFNGTCGAESGWVPVSAISPSVLVSEIEVEKKQKEQEKPPILPPPGHDPQP; this is translated from the coding sequence ATGAAAGACGTCATGGTCTGGTGGCGGCCGCTGATTCTGGCGTGCTGCCTGATTGCAGGACCGGCGCGGATGTGTTTGGCCGCCGATCCGGTGAACCTTTTGGATGTGATGCAGCAGGAGCTGCAAAGGTCCATGTCGCACCTTGGACAAAGTAAGGAAGCGCCGCTGTACTATCTCGGGTACACCGTGACGGAACGTCACACCTATGAAGCCCGGATGGTGGATGGGGCCTTGGCAGAGCCGCAATCTACGAACCGGAAGAATCTGGATGTGGATGTGCGCGTGGGCAGCATGGCGCTGGACAATACGCACCAGATCCGCGAGGGGAGCTGGCGGGACAATGATTCCCGGCGGCGGATGGTGGATTTTCCGATGGAGACCGACGCGGCGGCGATTCGCGCGTCCCTGTGGAATGAAACGGAGTTTCAATTCCGTCAGGCGCAGGAACGCTACACGAAGGTGGTGGCCAACCGGCAGGTGAAGGTTGAAGAGCAGGACACGTCGCAGGATTTCTCGACGGCGCAGCCGCAGCAGTTCAGCGAGGCGTTCACGCTGACGGCTGTGGACCAGGGCCGCTGGCAGAGTATTCTGAAGCGCGTGGGCAAGGTGTTCATGGACTCGCCGTTTGTGCAGGAATCCAGCGCGCGTCTGTCGGTGAACGATCAGAACGTGTTTATGGTGAATAGCGAGGGAAGCCGGCTGCAGCACTGCAACCATTACCTTCGGCTGCGGATGACGGTGTCGGGGATGGCGGCGGACGGCATGAAGCTGGAACGCAACGCATCGTACGACGCGGCGACGCCGGAAGGCATGCCGTCCGATGACGTGATGCTGGCGGATGCGCAGCGGATCGTATCGGAGTTGCAGTCCTTGATCAACGCGCCGCTGGTGGAGCCGTACATCGGCCCGGCGATTCTGCGCAGCCGCGCCAGCGCGGTGTTCTTCCACGAAATTTTCGGCCACCGGATCGAGAGTCACCGCCAGAAGAGCGAGACGGAAGGGCAGACGTTCACGAAGAAGGTGGGACAGCCTGTGCTGCCCGATTTCATCAGCGTGTACGACGATCCGACGCAGGCAAAGTTCAAGGGCGTGGATCTGCGCGGCTATTACACCTATGACGACGAAGGCATCCGGGCACAACGGGTGACGGTGGTGGACAAGGGCGTGCTGCGGAATTTTCTCACGTCGCGTTCGCCGATTGCGAATTTCCCACAGAGCAACGGACATGGCCGCCGCGAGTGCGGACAGGACGTGTGCTCACGCCAGGCAAATCTGATGGTGACGTCGGAGAAGGTGGTGCCGTATGAGCAGTTGCGCAAACTGCTGATCGAAACCTGCAAGAAGCAGGGGAAGCCTTACGGGCTGATCTTCGACGACATTTCCGGCGGGTTCACGATGACAAGGCGGCAGGGACCACAGGCCTTCAAGGTGGAGCCGCTGCTGGTGTACAGGGTGTACGCCGATGGGCGGCCTGACGAAGTGATCCGCGGAGTGGATATTGTGGGTACGCCGCTGACGAGTTTCAGCAAGATCATCATGGCCGGCAACGACGACGCGGTGTTCAACGGAACCTGCGGCGCGGAATCCGGGTGGGTGCCGGTATCGGCTATTTCGCCCAGCGTGCTGGTGTCGGAAATCGAGGTGGAGAAGAAGCAGAAGGAGCAGGAGAAGCCGCCGATTCTGCCGCCACCCGGACATGACCCTCAACCCTGA
- a CDS encoding metallopeptidase TldD-related protein encodes MPRYTRYVSAAVLALTLCGASLAAEVKDPVFKAMQDELDRSVNRLVIEKMSRPYFLSYRIEDNERVEIGARYGALVESQRSKDRYLYVDLRVGDAALDNSNFVGDWGDLYNMRHDLAEEDDYQALRHQIWLSTDKAYKDALENLARKKAFLQTHPAQESLGDFGKADHLEVMDKPYALTADTAAWAASVRQAAAALRAYPALQDWKVTYTATAVTKRYLSSEGSRHMKGAVQQQIEVSATAQAKDGQRLSSFRRFVTRDGENPPQGEDLVKAVQKMSEELTAAVAAPALDEYSGPVLFTDYASAQVISQLFAEQLTLARDVLTPEDWMSQYFSLGKLAERMNRRVMPDFVTITDDPKTAEWKGHRLLGHQVVDDESVPSRTLTLVKEGRLVSLPSTRQPTKKTPESNGHARTLINQWTIPVVTNLFVKTDKPVAAPQMMEKLRRLAKDSGNEYGLLITRLEDERISNEYSWMDDSQDKPKLMTQPLIAYKVYAKDGRMEPVRGLIFDDVTIRSLRDISAMGKDEQVYGMLQPTMLPQVQYPVSIETPSILIEEMEFKANTAHEPLPVSSNPLFEK; translated from the coding sequence ATGCCACGATATACACGCTACGTTTCGGCAGCCGTGCTGGCACTGACCCTGTGCGGCGCAAGCCTTGCGGCGGAGGTCAAGGACCCGGTCTTCAAGGCGATGCAGGATGAACTGGACCGCTCTGTGAACCGGCTGGTGATCGAGAAGATGTCGCGCCCGTACTTCCTCAGCTACCGGATTGAGGACAACGAGCGCGTGGAGATCGGCGCGCGCTACGGTGCGCTGGTGGAATCGCAGCGGTCGAAGGATCGCTATCTGTACGTTGATTTGCGGGTCGGCGACGCGGCGCTGGACAATTCCAATTTTGTCGGCGACTGGGGCGACCTCTACAATATGCGCCATGACCTGGCCGAGGAAGATGATTACCAGGCGCTGCGGCATCAGATCTGGCTGTCCACGGACAAGGCTTACAAGGACGCGCTGGAGAATCTGGCGCGCAAGAAGGCCTTTTTGCAGACACATCCGGCGCAGGAATCCCTCGGGGATTTCGGCAAGGCGGATCATCTGGAGGTGATGGACAAGCCGTATGCCTTGACGGCGGACACAGCGGCGTGGGCGGCATCGGTGCGGCAGGCGGCGGCAGCCTTGCGGGCCTATCCTGCGCTGCAGGATTGGAAGGTGACGTATACGGCGACGGCGGTGACCAAGCGGTATCTGAGTTCCGAAGGAAGCCGCCACATGAAGGGCGCGGTTCAGCAACAGATTGAAGTTTCCGCGACCGCACAGGCGAAGGACGGACAGCGGCTCAGCAGCTTCCGCCGGTTTGTGACGCGCGACGGAGAAAATCCGCCGCAGGGTGAAGACCTGGTGAAGGCCGTGCAGAAGATGTCGGAGGAGTTGACGGCAGCGGTGGCCGCTCCGGCATTGGATGAATACTCGGGTCCGGTGCTGTTTACGGACTACGCATCGGCGCAGGTGATCTCGCAGCTCTTTGCGGAGCAGCTTACGCTGGCGCGGGACGTGCTCACACCGGAAGACTGGATGAGCCAGTATTTTTCGCTGGGCAAATTAGCCGAGCGGATGAACCGGCGGGTGATGCCGGATTTTGTGACGATCACGGATGATCCGAAGACAGCCGAATGGAAAGGCCACCGGCTGCTGGGGCATCAGGTGGTGGATGATGAGAGCGTGCCCAGCCGCACCCTGACGCTGGTGAAAGAAGGGCGGCTGGTGAGCTTGCCCAGCACGCGACAGCCGACGAAGAAGACGCCGGAATCCAACGGCCACGCGCGAACTCTGATCAACCAGTGGACGATTCCGGTGGTGACGAATTTGTTTGTGAAGACGGATAAGCCCGTGGCCGCGCCGCAGATGATGGAGAAACTGCGGCGGCTGGCGAAAGACTCGGGCAACGAGTACGGACTGCTGATCACGCGGCTGGAAGACGAGCGGATTTCCAACGAGTACTCGTGGATGGACGATTCGCAGGACAAGCCCAAGCTGATGACGCAGCCGCTGATTGCCTACAAGGTGTATGCGAAGGATGGGCGGATGGAGCCGGTGCGCGGTCTGATTTTCGATGACGTGACGATCCGCAGTCTGCGCGACATTTCGGCGATGGGCAAAGACGAACAAGTGTACGGCATGCTGCAGCCGACAATGCTGCCGCAGGTCCAATATCCGGTGAGCATCGAGACGCCGTCGATTCTGATCGAAGAGATGGAATTCAAAGCCAACACGGCGCATGAACCGCTGCCGGTGAGCAGCAATCCCCTGTTTGAAAAATGA
- a CDS encoding C25 family cysteine peptidase, translated as MRRSLGLLLCTCMLLTVTSTFATGTDALPLGVQDFSRSQAHLNVTKGSPELTTIALESPAVETQEQLWNYQTYQTFSIAGEYPVMTTGGPSVPQVSRFYRIPNTGGADLVINEADYEVVDNVNAFPVQPEEAGFNALVRNEAVYSKDGWYPENVAVMSDPMIMRDFRVVTVTLYPVQVNPVTHQARIYRNLSVDVVANNHPGVNELLNPRRPSSAWASIYRNLIPNLDDMALDDVTTDPGSYLILTSNNAQVRPWADTLAEWKTRRGFKVTVDSRGTWSAQDAITRIRTAYTQFDPPLEFVTLMGDPGWNGVGIPSDGGNYDHSFALGNTQDELEDIGVGRLSCGTGNALGQAIAKIMAYEREPHMQNAQQQPDTMWFRKSYLLAGIGNSCAGNYLVMRWAKDQFLHNTGVDSSTIATHDGVMTGQQVTALQTAVNNGIGYMLWRGSWQFQMPNTIADGTSPAGRFPICMCVTCNAGDFTGSGNADSPAEDWLSPTGSTYTNPKGGVAGMGTSSAGTMNGANVVLAAGLIYNMADVQVPNLGTAVNGAKAQLYLSFGPSHSDPHGGNVAQNFSRLFNLFGDPGLEMWTDVPKVMDVTHPAVLNVGDRAVSVSVVNHATGAALDEALVVLWKRGADSTWVKGLTDGQGRITLPVAVGTAGNMYLTVTKRGYKPYLFTIPCGQVDAMPMNCSVVLDDDNSGGTQGNGDHLMNPGETIDLPVYIKNFGSTLTVTGISATLTSSDPRVTVTSATAGYTDLAPGDSVLGSTPYRIVVGPGVQNHDLILLSLAIASSAGQTVGAVSLECHAGEMRSVRSRLSATLDPGATANLTAVVRNVSTVPLTGVTGHITPLSPFVHADDAEAVFGDIAAGALDSNTTDVFTLTANTMAFRGLQVPVQLILSTATGFADTVQFTISVGSAATTDPTGPDAYGYYAYDNTDVNYEMHPTYSYVNISGTGGTNLNLSDPGDKTDWQAMYSTARRLPFGFKFYGQVYDTITVCSNGWCAFGNQSYIDMFRNYPIPSMGAPSAMIAPYWDDLKTSGTGQGVWVMDDAANHRYIIQWKAGVGNNNYGTALDFEVVLYDTTFTPTMDGNGQILMQYNVASGTNVPNQQNDEAEGCTIGIQAPNNTVGLGYAHRIDVIPGSATIATGRAIMFTTEARHMFGAIQGTVLNAADNLPMAGARVSVNGYSYHTTTDASGHYLIPDVLVGTYALNATFHRFNADSVSNIVVALDDTASADFSLHHPVMELSETSLWDSVGSDQGSVPLTISNSGNGPLDYETSIFLHGDPSPNPWDSIGNVSVTQITGDGMPWGCEFFHGEWWVSGPGTAGQPTLYRFDTEGNAHGSVPQPATTMLGWFDLATDGQYLYGSDNHSITGIDTAGVVQVTIPSPLNPCRAIAYDPAMDYFWIADYTSDIYAIDRTGAVQIQLPDTAGYNISGLAWNANDPNGYKLYIFSRDGANQTRITKMVPTAPYAQQTVVDLPALAGDRAAGCTITNQWNSTTQVFAGIVRGGEGGRIAIHEMTFNSSWMHVLPSSAAIPGPGSQNLTVTFNPDSLHDAVYHVDLHVSSVIYDSTVIIPVTLVVRRTLAAGHVSHEIPAEYALHQNYPNPFNPTTQIAFDLPKAEHVRLAVYNSLGQKVATLLDETRAAGSYAVNWDGRTGTGGEVSTGVYFYQIKAGSYTSVKKMLLMR; from the coding sequence ATGAGACGTTCTTTAGGACTGCTGCTTTGTACTTGCATGCTGCTCACAGTAACGTCCACCTTTGCCACTGGGACAGACGCCCTTCCGCTTGGCGTTCAGGATTTTTCCCGATCACAAGCTCACCTGAATGTGACCAAGGGGTCCCCCGAACTGACGACGATTGCTTTGGAATCGCCCGCGGTGGAGACCCAGGAACAGTTGTGGAATTACCAGACATACCAGACCTTCAGCATTGCGGGAGAGTATCCCGTGATGACGACGGGCGGTCCGTCGGTTCCGCAGGTGAGCCGCTTTTACCGGATTCCGAATACGGGCGGCGCGGATCTCGTGATCAACGAAGCCGACTATGAGGTGGTAGACAATGTCAATGCTTTCCCGGTGCAGCCGGAAGAAGCGGGCTTCAATGCCCTCGTGCGCAATGAAGCAGTCTACAGCAAGGATGGCTGGTATCCGGAAAACGTGGCGGTGATGAGCGATCCCATGATCATGCGCGACTTCCGCGTGGTCACGGTCACGCTCTACCCCGTGCAGGTCAATCCGGTCACCCATCAGGCCCGCATCTACCGCAACCTCAGCGTCGATGTGGTCGCCAATAATCATCCCGGCGTCAATGAACTGCTGAATCCCCGCCGCCCTTCGAGCGCGTGGGCGAGTATCTACCGCAATCTGATTCCCAATCTGGACGATATGGCGCTGGATGATGTGACAACGGATCCGGGAAGCTATCTGATTCTGACCAGCAACAATGCGCAGGTCCGGCCGTGGGCGGACACGCTGGCGGAGTGGAAGACGCGCAGGGGATTCAAGGTTACCGTAGACTCCCGTGGGACATGGTCCGCACAGGATGCGATCACGCGGATTCGCACCGCATACACGCAGTTCGATCCTCCTTTGGAGTTTGTCACGTTGATGGGAGATCCGGGCTGGAACGGCGTGGGTATTCCATCGGACGGCGGAAATTATGATCACTCCTTTGCCTTGGGGAATACACAGGACGAACTTGAAGACATCGGCGTGGGCCGGTTGAGTTGCGGCACAGGCAATGCACTGGGACAAGCCATTGCCAAAATCATGGCGTATGAGCGCGAGCCGCATATGCAGAATGCTCAGCAGCAGCCGGACACGATGTGGTTCCGCAAGTCTTACCTGCTGGCGGGTATCGGGAATTCCTGCGCTGGCAATTACCTGGTGATGCGCTGGGCGAAGGATCAGTTCCTGCACAATACAGGTGTGGACAGCAGCACGATTGCTACACACGATGGGGTGATGACGGGGCAGCAGGTGACCGCCTTGCAGACGGCGGTGAACAACGGCATTGGCTACATGCTGTGGCGTGGCAGTTGGCAATTCCAGATGCCGAACACGATTGCGGACGGAACCAGCCCGGCGGGCCGGTTTCCGATCTGCATGTGCGTAACCTGCAATGCCGGCGATTTCACGGGCTCGGGCAATGCCGACAGCCCGGCGGAAGACTGGCTTAGCCCCACGGGCTCTACCTATACGAATCCCAAGGGCGGCGTGGCGGGCATGGGCACGTCGTCAGCGGGAACCATGAACGGCGCGAACGTCGTTCTGGCCGCGGGCCTGATTTACAATATGGCGGATGTGCAGGTGCCGAATCTGGGAACGGCAGTAAACGGAGCGAAGGCACAGCTTTACCTGTCCTTCGGGCCGAGCCACTCCGATCCGCACGGCGGAAACGTGGCACAGAATTTTTCGCGGCTGTTCAATCTGTTCGGCGACCCCGGACTTGAGATGTGGACAGACGTGCCGAAGGTGATGGACGTGACGCATCCGGCAGTCCTGAATGTGGGGGATCGCGCGGTGAGCGTGTCGGTGGTCAATCACGCGACGGGCGCCGCCTTGGATGAAGCGCTGGTGGTGTTGTGGAAGCGAGGCGCGGATTCCACATGGGTAAAGGGGCTGACCGACGGTCAGGGCCGAATCACGCTGCCGGTGGCGGTGGGAACGGCGGGCAACATGTATCTGACGGTGACCAAACGCGGGTATAAACCCTATCTGTTTACGATCCCCTGTGGCCAGGTAGATGCGATGCCCATGAACTGCAGCGTGGTGCTGGATGACGACAACAGCGGCGGCACGCAGGGCAACGGGGACCATTTGATGAACCCCGGCGAGACGATTGACCTGCCGGTATACATCAAGAATTTCGGCAGCACCCTGACAGTGACAGGAATTTCGGCGACGTTGACCAGCAGTGATCCGCGGGTGACGGTGACGAGCGCGACGGCAGGCTATACGGATCTGGCGCCGGGAGACTCGGTGCTGGGTTCAACGCCGTACCGGATCGTGGTCGGCCCCGGAGTACAGAACCATGATTTGATTCTATTGAGTCTTGCGATTGCGTCCTCGGCGGGTCAGACTGTGGGAGCAGTTTCCCTCGAGTGCCATGCGGGCGAGATGCGCAGCGTACGTTCGCGGCTCAGCGCAACGCTGGATCCGGGCGCCACGGCAAACCTGACGGCGGTGGTGCGGAACGTGAGCACAGTGCCCCTCACGGGTGTGACCGGGCACATTACGCCTCTCAGCCCATTTGTGCACGCGGACGACGCGGAAGCGGTGTTCGGAGATATTGCAGCGGGAGCGCTGGATTCCAATACGACGGACGTGTTTACCTTGACGGCGAACACGATGGCGTTTCGCGGCCTGCAGGTTCCGGTGCAGCTCATCCTGAGCACGGCGACCGGTTTTGCGGACACGGTGCAGTTTACAATCAGTGTCGGCTCAGCGGCCACGACCGATCCCACGGGACCGGACGCCTACGGCTACTACGCCTATGACAACACCGACGTGAACTATGAGATGCATCCCACGTACAGTTATGTGAACATCTCCGGCACGGGCGGCACGAACTTGAATCTGAGCGATCCGGGTGACAAGACCGATTGGCAGGCGATGTACTCGACGGCCCGACGACTGCCGTTCGGGTTCAAGTTCTATGGGCAGGTGTACGATACGATTACGGTATGTTCCAACGGCTGGTGCGCATTCGGCAATCAGTCCTATATCGACATGTTCCGCAACTATCCGATCCCGTCGATGGGTGCGCCGAGCGCGATGATCGCGCCGTACTGGGATGACCTGAAGACGAGCGGAACCGGCCAGGGTGTGTGGGTGATGGATGACGCGGCCAATCACCGCTATATTATCCAGTGGAAGGCCGGGGTGGGCAACAACAACTACGGCACGGCGTTGGACTTCGAAGTCGTTCTTTATGATACGACCTTCACACCGACGATGGATGGCAATGGCCAGATCCTGATGCAGTACAATGTCGCGTCGGGAACGAACGTGCCGAACCAGCAGAATGATGAAGCGGAAGGGTGTACGATTGGCATTCAGGCGCCGAATAATACCGTTGGCCTGGGTTATGCGCACCGGATAGATGTGATTCCGGGCTCGGCGACGATTGCAACCGGGCGGGCGATTATGTTTACCACGGAAGCCCGGCACATGTTCGGCGCCATTCAAGGCACGGTCTTAAACGCGGCCGATAATCTGCCGATGGCGGGCGCCCGGGTGAGCGTGAACGGCTATTCTTACCATACGACGACGGACGCCTCTGGACATTATCTGATCCCCGATGTGCTGGTGGGAACGTATGCTTTGAATGCGACCTTCCACCGCTTTAACGCGGATTCCGTGTCGAACATCGTGGTGGCGCTGGATGACACGGCATCGGCTGACTTTTCGCTGCACCATCCGGTGATGGAGCTGTCGGAGACGTCGCTATGGGACAGCGTCGGATCCGATCAGGGCAGCGTGCCGTTGACGATCTCCAATTCAGGCAACGGCCCGCTGGATTACGAAACGAGCATTTTCCTGCACGGCGACCCCAGCCCCAATCCGTGGGATTCGATTGGCAACGTAAGCGTGACGCAGATCACCGGCGATGGAATGCCGTGGGGGTGCGAATTCTTCCATGGCGAATGGTGGGTCAGCGGGCCGGGAACGGCTGGACAGCCGACGCTCTATCGCTTTGACACCGAAGGCAATGCGCATGGATCGGTTCCCCAGCCGGCGACGACAATGTTGGGATGGTTCGATCTGGCCACGGATGGACAGTATCTGTATGGATCGGACAACCATTCGATTACCGGAATCGACACGGCGGGCGTTGTTCAAGTGACAATCCCCAGCCCGCTTAATCCATGCCGGGCGATAGCCTATGATCCTGCGATGGACTATTTCTGGATTGCGGACTATACCTCGGACATTTACGCGATTGACCGGACCGGCGCGGTACAGATTCAGTTGCCGGACACCGCGGGATACAATATTTCGGGCCTGGCGTGGAATGCGAACGACCCCAACGGTTACAAGCTCTATATCTTCAGCCGTGACGGAGCGAACCAGACGCGGATTACGAAGATGGTTCCGACGGCACCTTATGCGCAACAGACGGTGGTGGATCTTCCCGCTCTTGCCGGCGACCGGGCAGCGGGCTGCACGATCACGAACCAGTGGAACAGCACGACGCAGGTGTTTGCAGGCATCGTGCGCGGCGGCGAAGGCGGACGCATTGCCATTCACGAGATGACGTTCAACTCTTCGTGGATGCATGTGCTGCCGTCATCGGCGGCGATTCCGGGACCGGGCTCGCAAAACCTCACCGTGACCTTCAATCCGGACTCCCTGCACGATGCGGTGTATCACGTGGACCTGCATGTGTCCAGCGTGATCTATGATTCGACGGTGATCATTCCGGTGACGCTGGTGGTGCGCCGCACTCTGGCGGCGGGCCATGTGTCGCACGAGATTCCGGCGGAATACGCGCTGCACCAGAACTATCCGAATCCGTTCAACCCCACCACGCAGATCGCGTTCGATCTTCCTAAGGCCGAGCATGTGAGGCTGGCGGTGTACAATTCACTGGGGCAAAAGGTGGCGACGCTGCTGGACGAGACGCGGGCGGCGGGATCGTACGCGGTGAACTGGGATGGACGAACGGGCACGGGCGGCGAAGTATCGACCGGCGTATACTTCTATCAAATTAAAGCAGGCAGCTATACATCCGTCAAGAAGATGCTGTTGATGCGGTAG